In Notamacropus eugenii isolate mMacEug1 chromosome 1, mMacEug1.pri_v2, whole genome shotgun sequence, one genomic interval encodes:
- the DIDO1 gene encoding death-inducer obliterator 1 isoform X2, whose translation MEHAVNPESSVAFKSESSLDNMESNSQGLDDKGDPSNDEAPKAIKPTSKEFRKTWGFRRTTIAKREGAGDAEIESLDQQPQQQQQSLSLRRSGRQPKRTERVEEFLTTVRRRGRKNVPVTLEDSSEPASCPVTDVETASEGSVESTPETKTGQKSDSRNVKGQPTTVTKGTKEDDDDEDDDTSDSDSDGLTLKELQNRLRRKREQEPSELTLKGIQNRLRKKRREEDPTETVDVEAGNTVETEVPSKQEPETIDQVAVPQESKEDQDINLEGKAPQGIKDEEPEELVKRKPECEVYDPNALYCICRQPHNNRFMICCDRCEEWFHGDCVGISEARGRLLERNGEDYICPNCTILQVQDETASESDQQETKFRHENADGTELTSIGTIEQKSSEDQGIKGRIEKAANPSGKKKLKIFQPVIETPGASKCIGPGCSSVAQPDSVYCSNDCILKHAAATMKFLSAGKEPKPKVKEKPKLKPEKCSLPKTGVQAGIKISSVQKRPAPDKKENIAKKTVVTAPRNEGLVKETTSESSTPSWASDHNYNAVKPEKTAAISSSLLYKCMYHTGICLINPLRSILNSHPVLACPRFGSLIVFLFCS comes from the exons ATGGAACATGCTGTAAATCCAGAATCATCAGTGGCATTTAAATCTGAGTCAAGCTTGGACAATATGGAAAGTAATTCCCAAg gttTGGATGATAAAGGTGACCCCAGCAATGATGAGGCTCCAAAAGCAATTAAACCCACAAGTAAGGAGTTTAGGAAAACATGGGGTTTTCGCAGAACTACTATTGCTAAACGTGAGGGTGCAGGAGATGCTGAAATAGAGTCCCTTGATCAGCAaccacaacagcagcagcaaagcCTCTCCCTTCGTCGAAGTGGGCGGCAGCCCAAGCGTACAGAAAGAGTAGAAGAATTTCTTACAACAGttagaaggagaggaaggaaaaatgttCCTGTTACATTGGAAGATTCAAGTGAACCAGCCTCCTGTCCGGTTACTGATGTAGAAACTGCTTCTGAAGGAAGTGTGGAAAGCACTCCTGAAACTAAAACTGGTCAGAAATCTGACTCCAGGAATGTTAAGGGACAGCCCACTACAGTTACAAAAGGAacaaaagaagatgatgatgatgaagatgatgatactTCTGATAGTGACAGTGATGGATTGACATTGAAAGAACTTCAAAATCGTCTTAGAAGAAAGCGTGAACAAGAACCCTCAGAATTGACCCTGAAAGGTATACAAAATCGCCTAAGGAAGAAACGTCGTGAAGAGGATCCCACAGAAACTGTTGATGTTGAGGCAGGTAATACAGTGGAAACTGAGGTGCCCAGTAAGCAAGAACCTGAGACAATAGATCAAGTAGCTGTGCCCCAGGAGTCTAAGGAAGACCAGGATATTAATTTGGAGGGGAAAGCTCCTCAGGGAATCAAAGATGAAGAACCTGAAGAGTTAGTAAAGCGGAAACCTGAATGTGAGGTTTATGACCCTAATGCATTGTATTGCATATGTCGACAACCTCATAACAACAG atttatgattTGCTGTGACCGGTGCGAAGAATGGTTTCATGGTGATTGTGTAGGGATTTCTGAAGCTCGTGGAAGGCTTTTGGAAAGGAATGGAGAAGATTATATCTGTCCAAATTGCACCATCCTGCAAGTGCAGGATGAGACTGCTTCCGAATCTGATCAGCAGGAAACTAAGTTTAGACATGAAAATGCTGATGGTACAGAACTGACAAGTATAGGGACAATAGAGCAAAAATCCAGTGAAGATCAAGGAATCAAGGGTAGAATTGAAAAAGCTGCCAATCCAAGTGGCAAGAAAAAGCTCAAAATATTTCAACCT GTTATTGAGACTCCTGGTGCCTCAAAATGTATTGGTCCTGGTTGTTCCAGTGTGGCTCAACCTGACTCAGTATATTGTAGTAATGATTGTATCCTTAAACATGCTGCAGCCACCATGAAATTTCTGTCTGCTGGCAAAGAACCCAAaccaaaagtaaaagaaaagccaaaattGAAACCTGAAAAATGCAGTCTTCCAAAAACTGGTGTTCAG GCAGGTATTAAAATTTCTTCTGTCCAGAAGAGGCCAGCtcctgacaaaaaagaaaacattgcaaAGAAAACTGTGGTGACAGCACCTAGAAACGAAGGACTTGTTAAGGAAACAACTTCAGAAAGCAGCACACCATCCTGGGCAAGCGATCACAATTACAATGCAGTAAAGCCAGAAAAGACTGCTGCCATTTCATCATCActgttatataaatgtatgtatcaCACAGGGATTTGTCTCATCAATCCTTTACGTTCTATTCTAAATAGCCACCCAGTTTTGGCTTGTCCAAGATTTGGAAGTTTAATCGTGTTTTTATTCTGCTCTTAA